Proteins encoded in a region of the Dehalogenimonas sp. THU2 genome:
- a CDS encoding methyltransferase domain-containing protein, with protein MAETSPPVKTPTYYSVAFWRRWARLYDRVVTLSFLPFGGEKHFRRKFVAIAKLNPTDRVLDICCGTGSTTAIIAPEVDQGHVTGVDLSPDMLAVAKKKVVAPWVSFQRASVDALPFSDNSFDHVICSYGMHEIPKSIRAAALKEVYRVLKPGGKFLTLDYDMPRNFIFRFPISAFVRVFEHDIAYRMMKGNLSAEVEEAGMRLLCKNEALGGMFQIIDSVKA; from the coding sequence ATGGCTGAAACATCCCCCCCCGTAAAAACCCCTACCTATTATAGCGTCGCTTTCTGGCGGCGCTGGGCCAGACTCTATGACCGGGTGGTCACGCTGTCCTTCCTGCCCTTCGGCGGGGAGAAACATTTCCGCCGCAAGTTCGTGGCCATAGCTAAGTTGAACCCCACCGACCGGGTGCTGGACATCTGCTGCGGCACCGGATCCACGACGGCTATCATCGCACCGGAAGTGGACCAGGGCCACGTAACCGGAGTGGACCTTTCCCCGGACATGCTGGCTGTGGCCAAAAAGAAGGTAGTTGCCCCCTGGGTCAGTTTCCAGCGCGCCAGCGTGGACGCCCTGCCGTTCAGTGATAATTCCTTCGACCATGTCATCTGCTCCTACGGAATGCATGAGATACCGAAAAGCATTAGGGCTGCGGCGCTCAAAGAGGTGTATCGTGTGCTCAAACCGGGAGGCAAATTCCTGACTCTGGACTACGACATGCCGCGGAATTTTATTTTTCGATTTCCCATATCCGCTTTTGTTCGCGTCTTCGAGCATGATATCGCCTATCGCATGATGAAGGGGAACCTTTCCGCCGAGGTGGAGGAGGCGGGGATGCGGTTGTTATGCAAGAACGAGGCGTTGGGCGGGATGTTCCAGATTATCGACAGCGTGAAAGCATAG
- a CDS encoding VOC family protein: MEESKMLSNKAVYATLPAVEIKRARKFYEEKLGLKIAMEDPSPGFMVMAGEGTMFYVYQRAATKADHTVLEFKVDDIETEVKHLKDKGVKFEKYDIPSMGIKTVNGVATMGSSNDQEKAAWFKDTEGNIIAIGQMSKSVISKIQEKKMAGMMT, encoded by the coding sequence ATGGAGGAAAGCAAAATGTTATCAAATAAGGCAGTTTATGCCACCTTACCAGCGGTTGAAATCAAGAGAGCTCGCAAATTCTATGAAGAAAAACTAGGACTTAAGATCGCCATGGAGGATCCATCTCCGGGATTCATGGTTATGGCAGGCGAGGGAACGATGTTCTATGTCTACCAGAGAGCTGCTACCAAGGCAGATCATACGGTCCTCGAATTCAAAGTGGACGATATTGAAACCGAAGTGAAGCATCTCAAGGACAAGGGCGTTAAATTCGAAAAATACGACATCCCGAGTATGGGTATCAAGACCGTAAATGGAGTTGCCACCATGGGATCCTCCAATGACCAGGAAAAAGCTGCCTGGTTCAAAGATACCGAGGGTAATATTATTGCGATTGGCCAAATGTCGAAGAGCGTCATAAGCAAGATCCAAGAAAAGAAAATGGCGGGGATGATGACTTAG